TTTCAGATAGTAAACTGAATCCCTGCATCAGGTACCCTCTGAATAAAATTTCCTCAAAAGAGGCTTGTATAGGAACCACCAAAAGGCACAAGACCAGTAGGATAATAAAACCATTGAAATTGAAGGTAACCTGGTAACTTTGTGGATTGAAAATGAGGTCAGGAAGAGAAAATAGCAACATGATCACCAGCCATATTATCAATCCTTTGAGTAACAGTTTCCAGCGTAAACCGGGAAGTGTGTTAATTATTCCTAAAAAACGTTTATGATGTAAAAATCGGATGCAAATGTAGAAAAGGAAAACTGAAAGGGTGTAACTAACTCCCAATAATACAATAAGGATGAAAGGACTGGATAAAGTTGTTTGGAGTACTTTCAGAATATCTGCTGCTCCTCCGGGTGACAGGAAAACTGAATACATGACTAAGAGTGTTGCCACCAATATTCCAGATAAGAGAGTTCCACCAGCAAGGGATAAAACAGAGGTTAGAAGGTATCTCCACCAGCTGTTTTTTCCTTCATGAGCATTGTCTAAAAATGATATTGATGACATGTTAATTTCCAACCCATAATCTTATTCATGATTAATTGACTAGTTTTATATATCATATTATAAGTTAATGACACTTATGAGCTAAGATATTTAAAGTTTGGTGTTATTAGATGTTTGAGGTTATTTGATGGACTTTTTATTTATAGAAGAGGGTGAGGTGAGGATTAAAGTACCGCATTTTGAAAAAGTGTCCTCTAAAGCCCCTGTTTTTTATAATCCAGTTATGGAACTCAACCGGGATCTTTCTGTGGCTGCCCTGAAGATGTATCGACTAAGTCGTGACGAGGATATCAATATTTGCGATGCCTTCGGAGGGAGTGGTATAAGGGCCATAAGATACTCTAAAGAAATAGGAGGTGTTTCTCTTGCTGTGGTGAACGATTTAAACCCACGGGCAGTGGAACAGGCCCAAGAAAATATTGAGGAAAATGGACTAACCAATGTGAAGGTATGCCAGGAGGATGCCAATTTTTTACTTCGCAAATGCAGAGGTAAGTTTGATGTGGTGGATATTGATCCTTTTGGGACGCCTGCACCCTACATTGAATCTGCTGCTGCCAGCATAAAGGCTGGTGGGCTGATCTGTGTAACTGCCACTGACACTTCTGCCCTTTGTGGAACTTACAGGAAGCCATGCATCAGAAAATATGGTGCTAAACCCCTGAAGAATGAGTACTGCCATGAAACTGGTCTTCGTATTCTGGCAGGTTTTCTTTGCCGGAGTTTTTCCAAATATAAAAAATGTTTAGATTTCCAATTCTCCCATAGTTCTCAACATTACATGCGCCTTTACGCCCGGGTGGAGAAAGGTGCTGAAAAAACTGACCAGTCCCTGGAAAACCTTGGCTACATAGCTCACTGCCCCCAATGTCTGAATCGTGAGGTTTTCAAAGGAATGGTGCCAAGAATCCCCTTAAAATGTACTGAATGTGGTGAGGTTTGGAATGCGGGAGGTCCTCTGTGGTGTGGGGAAATCCAGAATCCTGATTTCGTTCAGGGTATGATGAATTTAATCCCTGATTTACATCTTAATAGGGAAAATGAAGCTCTTAAACTGCTGGATAAATGTTATAATGAAGCAGGAGCCCCTGCCACATTTTATGACCTGCATGCCATTTGCAGGAAGTTAAAGGTGGGTGCCCCTCCCATGAGTAGTATTATTTCCACTATTGAAAAAAGAGGATTTCTAGTATCCAGAACCCATTTTAATCCAAATGGTGTTAAAACTGATGCTCCGCTAAGTTTAATAGAAAATATAATTTTAGAAGTTAATCAGGTATAGGGTAGGTTTAGTAATTTTTTTGGAAGAACCCGCAGATAATTTTAAGCAATATAAACAATTTAAAAATGGATAATAGTTTTTCAATAGCTATAGTAGATTACTTAATATTTTTCACTGTTGGGTGAACTTTTGTATCCAGTTTTTATAAAATGATGGTTCCTTTATTATTTCTTTATATAGTTCTTCAAAAGCTTTTTTTAAATCTTCTACGTTATTATAATTGTTTATTGATATTATTCCTTTTATTTTTCTCCAAACATCTTCAATTGGGTTTAGATCTGGAGAATATGGTGGTAAAAATATTAAATTTATATTTAGAATTTCCGCTATTTTTTGGACTAATTTAGTTTTATGCACCCTGTAATTATCTAAAACTATGTTTAATCTCTTTTCTTTATTCAAATAATTGACTATTTCTTCTTTATTAACATTTTCCAGTAGTTTATCTCTTTTTATCCTGTCGATTTTACGAATATTAGTTAGTTCTTCTCTGTTGCAACGTTTACTGATTTTTTGGATTTTTTCATTTTGGGTTAAATTTTCGTTATCGAGATCATGGATAGTTTTTTCTCTAAATTTAGTTTCACTCATTTGTTTTTCAATTAAAATTGATTGTGCGTAATTTGTTGTTAGATTAATATTATTTATAGCTTTATTTAGTAATTCTATTCCTTTATCATTAGACATATTCATTATTCTCATTTGTATAATTGTTTTTGAAAGTTCATGTGCCTTAGTTGTGGGTGAAAACTCGAAATAAGATTTACAATTCACTCCTTGTAATCCTGTGCCATTTAATTTGAATTGTTCTGGATTTTTTTTAATGATATTCTTTGTTCCTGGCAAATACAGTGTTCGGCGTGAGTTTGTTGTATTTTGAACACCCACTGAATCTAAAAAAGCTAAATATTCATTATTTAGATTAATTTGAGCTATGTTTTTTTTAATGTTTCTTCAGCATTTTCAGGTTTCTTACTGTAAATAGGGAATGGTTTACCGTAATTTAAGTTTAATTTCTTTTTACATATCTCCCAAGCCTGTTTATAAGAATAATTAACCCCGTATTTGTCACTAATTAATTTTTGAACCTCACGAATACTATAATTCTTTTCTGAGTTAATTATTATTTCCTTGAGCTCTTCAAATTGTTCATTGGTTAAAAAACTAGGTCTTCCACCACCATATTTAGGAATCAAACCATTGAAACCTTCTTTATTATATTTTTTCAGCCAATTGAAACCAGTTTCTCTAGTAACGCCCACTAATTCTGCAGCATGCGAAATAGGCTTTTTCTGCATGACCATTTTCAAAAAAATAGCTCGCTGATACACCTTAACATCAACTCTAAGCTCAGAAATAATCTCATCTAACTCTTGAATAGTTAAATGATTCTCTATTTTAATTTTGCTTTTCCCAACCATAAAAAAATATCTGTAACTAATCAGTTAAATAAGTTTCGTAATTAACTATAGTTATATTTGACTTACAATATTTCACCTTTTTCGGAAAAAGTTACTTCACTTACCAAATCATCCATCCTATCCTTGACATAATCTAAATCTAATTTTTCCTTTATTTTTTCCTTCTTCAGCCCTGCAAGAGATAATATGGCCATAATAATACTGATGATTCCCCCAAATATAACCACACGATGCATTCCGGTGGTGAAATCATAGGCTGCTAAATTATACAGGACTGGTGATTGAAGAGTGCTGGGAGTTATAGTGGTGTATAACAGTAGGCCGGCGAAGCTAACTGCAAAAACCATTCCCAAATTCCGCATGGTTACAATAATACTTGAAACCATCCCTGAAGCTTTATCTGGAACATGGGCCATTATGGCACGGTTGTTGGGAGATTGGAAGAAAGCTGCACCTACGCCTAAAAGTGCAAACCTCCAGGTCACATCCACCAAGCTGGAGAATATGGTTAATTGGGTCATGGAAAAGAGAGCCAGAGCAGATATGATTGAACCGGTAAATGCCAGATATCTTGACCCCATTTTATCAGAAAGTGAGCCACTTAAGGGTGCCATGAACATCATAATTACAGGGGCTGCTGTTAAAACCATACCCGTCACATTTGAACCTAAATGAAGAACTTTCTGCAGGTAAAAGGGCATTATGAAAAATACCATATACATGCAGAGATAGTTAAGGAAAAGGGCCAGGTTGAAAGCAGAAAATTTCATCTTCCTAAAAAGGGATAGATTCAACAAGGGTTCATCAACCCTTCTTTCATTCCATATGAACATAATCAGAGTGAATAATGCAAAAAATCCTATAAAAACAGTAATCATATCTATTCCTTCCCTTTGAATGTAATTCAAACCGTAAACAATAGAAAATAGACATGAAAATTGTAAAAAAGTACCAGTTAGATCCCATTTAACCTTTTCTCCAGTGTTTCGGTCTAATATGAAATAGCACAAAATTAAGCTTAAGGCACATAGAGGTATGTTTAACAGGAAAATAGATCTCCAGCCTCCCCATGATTCGATTAAACCTCCAATTGCAGGGCCTAAAGCCAATCCTGCGGCAATTGCAACTGCATAAATTCCCAGTGCCCTGCCCAGTTCTTCAGTGGGGAAAGATTTTTTTACAATTCCCAGAGATACTGAAATCATCATAGCTGCAGCAACACCCTGCACAGCCCTGAATATAATTAAAAAGTAGATGGATGGGGAGCTGCTGCACAGAAGAGAAGACAATATAAAAAACACCAAGCCCAGCATGTAAAGCCTTTCATGGCCTTTGGAATCACCAACCCTTCCAAAAAATAATACTAAACTTAGCATAAAAAGTAAATAAGCTGTTAAAACCCATTGAGCTGTTGCAACAGAAACATTGAAAAATTCAGTTATTGAGGGGAGGGATACATTTACAATCCCGGCATTAATGGGAACCACCGCGGTCCCCAATGCTATGGCAATTAAAATCTGCCATTTTCTTTCCATATTTCTTTGCAAGAAAAGCACCTGAACTCTTATTGAGAGATAATAAGGATTTATTCACTTATTCTGTCCACATATAACAGTCCAGAACTATCAACTAGGTCTTTAAATTCATCAGTTTCTGATGCAGCTTCTAAAGCATCTTCTATGTCTTCAAGGATGGCTTTGAGTTTTGATTCAAAATTAGAATAATCTCTTTTCAAGGTTAAATGGACAATTATTTTTTCATCTTCCAATTTACATATTTTACGCCCTTTTTCATCAACTGATAATTGAATTTTAACATCCATTTTCTCTCACCAGATAAAATTATTATGCCTTCAGATCACTATTTATGATCATTTCAACACTTGAAGTGCATGAGCAATTCAATGTGATTCATAAGATATATAATTTATTCTCCAGACCCAAGTTTTCTAAAAAAAACCCGAATTTACATTTCAAGGCAATCTTTTATTAAAAAAAATTCCGTTAATTAATAAAAATAATATTAGTTCATTATTAGTTTATGCAAATTCTAATTCGAATAAGGCCTAATTTAAATAAGGAACTTAAAATCTAAAAATAAATTCATTCCAGACAATTAATTTCTTTTTTTAATGTCAATTGCCTTTGTATATAAGCCTTTGTATATAAGGCAGCAAAATCCAAGCAGATTTCCAATATAAATGATATGATTTTCAAATATTCACTCCAGTGGATTTTCGTTTTTCATTTTTTACACTTGAAATGTATGAGTGTTAAATTAAAAGTATACTAAATCCAGGAGAAATGATGTTGAAAAAGGAATTGAAGTAAAAAAAGATTTAATTTTAATGATTTAGAAAATAATTAAGTTAAACCCCATAATATATCAAAATACCTATTTATTGCGACGAAAACGTTCAGGAGTAGTAGTTCGTGGGATGTTTCGATAAAATTCACCGGCAGTGTCTATGATTTCAATTGAAATATCACCAATACGTTCAAAAGCCTTCACAACTCGTGATAAAGAGAGGTAATAGTTGGATCGGTCCTTATCCATTACATCATCATCTGCCATTTGAGTGGCAATGTTGTTCAGGGCTTTCCTTTGCAAGGCATGGATCTTTTCTTCATGATCCATGACATTATCTTTAAGTTCCAGACGCTCATCTAAAAATGCCTCCATGGACTGATTCACCATTTTTCGGGCAGTGCTATACATGGATTTAAGAGTTTCCATCATCTCTTCATCAATTGGATCCGAGTCTTGGAGGGCGAAGTTGGCGATATGGCAGGTGTGGTCGGCAATACGTTCCAAGTCATAGGCAACCTCCCCCAGAACCATGGTTTTACTGAATTCAGAATAAGGGTTGATGGATATCACAGTCTCCACAGATGAACGGACCTTTTCGTGCATATTATTTGAGATATAATCCAGTTTTAGTGCTTCATCAGCCATTTCAGAATCATAATCTTTTAGTGCTTCAAATGACATGTCAAACTGGCGGCAGACATGTTTAGCCATATCCCGTAACATATCCTTAATCAGGAATGTACCAGCATGTTCACGGGAGGTTTTCTCCTCATCGAACATTTCTGAAAATTCATCAAACTTCTTAAGATCAAGAATATAGGCTCTGCGAACTACTCCTTCCTTAATTAGTGGTTGTAATAATTTAGTAACATACCTGCGAGTTAACCCTAATTTTTCAGCGATCTCATCCTGCGTGGTAGGGTTATCATACAAAATTACTTCCAAAACCGCTTTAAGAGTGCTATTTTTTGCTCTGTTACTCATTTTATCATTGCCTAATACATTATCTGTTATCTTAATATTTAAACTATTGTTTATTCTTCTATCCAACCCTTTCTCACCATCTAGACTCTGAATTCATCATGACTGTTCAATTTGATCTTCTTCACCATTAATCTTCACAGAATCCTGAACAATTGATACAATTACATACAAAAGAACAGCTATTAATCCAATTGAAATTATTTCACTGAATTGATGAAACACCGGCGAGTAATATGCTACTATTGGTGATTTATAATCCACAAATCCGGCTAAAAGTTTCACCACACCCACTGCCATTATTATCACACCATAGAAAGGAGAGATCCTATCCGGTTCAAGGAGAGGATAAACCCCCATAATCAGAAGTCCCACACCTATAGTTCGGAAAAGATTCCAACCAGTGGCTGACTCCAGTGACTGGAATAATAAGTCAGGCCGATGGTAAAATGAAGCCAGTAAATATATCACTTCAATACCCAAGATTATGATTAAAGGGAAGACAAAAAATATGCTACTTTCCACTTTCTGGGTTTTAAGAGATGCTTTTCCTTCCAGAGGCTCTTTGAAGAAATGGGACATTAACTGGTAAAGCATGGAACCTAATACTGCACCAATTACAGTCCCGGTTATTCCTAATTGGGAGGTGGTGAAAGCCACAATACCAGAAATAACACCAGCCATGATTATATCTAATAATTTTGACATATTATCCCAAACTTCACTCTTTTATAAACATTATAGAACCAATCCCGGCCAGATTTAATCTATTCATTCTAGAATCTTATAAAAAGATTTTGAATCATATTATATGATTTTAAAGAATATACCTAGAAACTGATTAAAGTTAATTTTTAAACTTATTCTAAAAAGGGTAATTCCAATCATGTGATATAATATATAATTATATTTTAAAATTGTATTAATCACACCTACTATTTAATATCTTCATACTTTATTTATAGATTTATGATTAGAATAATAGAACATATGTTTTATCTTTAATTTCCCAGAATAAGTGAATAATCTGCATTTCACTTCTATTACCCTCTTAATCAAACTGGTCATGGAAAAAATCAATGAAAAAATATTTCGGATTCTTGGTAGGACCCTATTTTTATTTAAATTTATATTCGACTAAAATGTGTTTATTGGGTTCCCATTGAGTTGTGACGGGTGGAGCAGACCACGTACTCCTCATTTTCTACCTTAACAGAGTAATTTGCCAGTAGGTTTTTTCGACCGGTTTCAGTGTCCACCAGGTTCACCTGAAAATTTTCATCTTCAAAGGAGAGTTGGTTGTATGATGGCCTGGTTTGACCCCTCAATTTCCGGGTGGTGGCAGTTCCTGAGTTCAAAGTTACCATCTTCTCAACCATCCATACATTGGGAACATGTTTATGACCATTTAAAACCAGATCAACACCATTATCAGTTAAAAGCCTCAGT
This is a stretch of genomic DNA from Methanobacteriaceae archaeon. It encodes these proteins:
- a CDS encoding CPBP family intramembrane metalloprotease, whose protein sequence is MSSISFLDNAHEGKNSWWRYLLTSVLSLAGGTLLSGILVATLLVMYSVFLSPGGAADILKVLQTTLSSPFILIVLLGVSYTLSVFLFYICIRFLHHKRFLGIINTLPGLRWKLLLKGLIIWLVIMLLFSLPDLIFNPQSYQVTFNFNGFIILLVLCLLVVPIQASFEEILFRGYLMQGFSLLSEKPWVPLVITSLIFGLVHFFNGTSLMVNLSIVLATFILGMMLGIITLGDNGIETAMGVHIGNNLYVFLIYNSVDSGLPGLPSLYTAQPADPFSGIPFLLMQAFMTITILFWNRKDKITRIFH
- a CDS encoding tRNA (guanine(26)-N(2))-dimethyltransferase, producing the protein MDFLFIEEGEVRIKVPHFEKVSSKAPVFYNPVMELNRDLSVAALKMYRLSRDEDINICDAFGGSGIRAIRYSKEIGGVSLAVVNDLNPRAVEQAQENIEENGLTNVKVCQEDANFLLRKCRGKFDVVDIDPFGTPAPYIESAAASIKAGGLICVTATDTSALCGTYRKPCIRKYGAKPLKNEYCHETGLRILAGFLCRSFSKYKKCLDFQFSHSSQHYMRLYARVEKGAEKTDQSLENLGYIAHCPQCLNREVFKGMVPRIPLKCTECGEVWNAGGPLWCGEIQNPDFVQGMMNLIPDLHLNRENEALKLLDKCYNEAGAPATFYDLHAICRKLKVGAPPMSSIISTIEKRGFLVSRTHFNPNGVKTDAPLSLIENIILEVNQV
- a CDS encoding transposase, whose protein sequence is MGVQNTTNSRRTLYLPGTKNIIKKNPEQFKLNGTGLQGVNCKSYFEFSPTTKAHELSKTIIQMRIMNMSNDKGIELLNKAINNINLTTNYAQSILIEKQMSETKFREKTIHDLDNENLTQNEKIQKISKRCNREELTNIRKIDRIKRDKLLENVNKEEIVNYLNKEKRLNIVLDNYRVHKTKLVQKIAEILNINLIFLPPYSPDLNPIEDVWRKIKGIISINNYNNVEDLKKAFEELYKEIIKEPSFYKNWIQKFTQQ
- a CDS encoding transposase, with translation MVGKSKIKIENHLTIQELDEIISELRVDVKVYQRAIFLKMVMQKKPISHAAELVGVTRETGFNWLKKYNKEGFNGLIPKYGGGRPSFLTNEQFEELKEIIINSEKNYSIREVQKLISDKYGVNYSYKQAWEICKKKLNLNYGKPFPIYSKKPENAEETLKKT
- a CDS encoding MFS transporter, whose product is MERKWQILIAIALGTAVVPINAGIVNVSLPSITEFFNVSVATAQWVLTAYLLFMLSLVLFFGRVGDSKGHERLYMLGLVFFILSSLLCSSSPSIYFLIIFRAVQGVAAAMMISVSLGIVKKSFPTEELGRALGIYAVAIAAGLALGPAIGGLIESWGGWRSIFLLNIPLCALSLILCYFILDRNTGEKVKWDLTGTFLQFSCLFSIVYGLNYIQREGIDMITVFIGFFALFTLIMFIWNERRVDEPLLNLSLFRKMKFSAFNLALFLNYLCMYMVFFIMPFYLQKVLHLGSNVTGMVLTAAPVIMMFMAPLSGSLSDKMGSRYLAFTGSIISALALFSMTQLTIFSSLVDVTWRFALLGVGAAFFQSPNNRAIMAHVPDKASGMVSSIIVTMRNLGMVFAVSFAGLLLYTTITPSTLQSPVLYNLAAYDFTTGMHRVVIFGGIISIIMAILSLAGLKKEKIKEKLDLDYVKDRMDDLVSEVTFSEKGEIL
- a CDS encoding winged helix-turn-helix transcriptional regulator, coding for MSNRAKNSTLKAVLEVILYDNPTTQDEIAEKLGLTRRYVTKLLQPLIKEGVVRRAYILDLKKFDEFSEMFDEEKTSREHAGTFLIKDMLRDMAKHVCRQFDMSFEALKDYDSEMADEALKLDYISNNMHEKVRSSVETVISINPYSEFSKTMVLGEVAYDLERIADHTCHIANFALQDSDPIDEEMMETLKSMYSTARKMVNQSMEAFLDERLELKDNVMDHEEKIHALQRKALNNIATQMADDDVMDKDRSNYYLSLSRVVKAFERIGDISIEIIDTAGEFYRNIPRTTTPERFRRNK